From one Triticum aestivum cultivar Chinese Spring chromosome 4B, IWGSC CS RefSeq v2.1, whole genome shotgun sequence genomic stretch:
- the LOC123093915 gene encoding cortical cell-delineating protein-like: MAPSKLALLLAMNLAILVAVHGCGSCGNTPPVPVPSPPIAVPPPAPVPSPPSPGGGGGTCSIDTLKLKVCANVLNLLKLNLGVPTDEQCCPLLSGLTDLDAAVCLCTAIKANVLGIKLNVPVDLVLLLNQCGKTCPADFTCPS, from the coding sequence ATGGCGCCCTCCAagctcgccctcctcctcgccatGAACCTGGCCATCCTCGTGGCCGTGCATGGCTGCGGGTCATGCGGCAACACACCGCCCGTCCCGGTCCCAAGCCCGCCCATCGCTGTGCCCCCACCAGCTCCCGTGCCGTCTCCGCCTTCgcccggcggcgggggcggcaccTGCTCCATCGACACGCTGAAGCTGAAGGTATGCGCCAACGTGCTGAACCTGCTGAAGCTAAACCTCGGCGTGCCGACGGATGAGCAGTGCTGCCCCCTTCTGAGCGGCCTCACCGACCTAGACGCCGCCGTGTGCCTCTGCACCGCCATCAAGGCCAATGTCCTCGGCATCAAGCTCAACGTCCCTGTCGACCTCGTTCTCCTCCTCAACCAGTGCGGCAAGACCTGCCCTGCCGATTTCACCTGCCCTAGCTGA
- the LOC123090368 gene encoding cortical cell-delineating protein-like has translation MDGHLEPLATCKIALFLALNLVLVAAAHGCGSYCGNTLAVPVPTPPIVVPPPAIQVPTPPMTGGGRGTCSINTLKLKACANVLNLLELNLGAPASENCCPLLGGLADLDAAICLCTAIKANVLGIKLNIPVDLVLLLNQCGKTCSADFTCPS, from the exons ATGGATGGCCACCTAGAGCCA TTGGCCACTTGCAAGATCGCCCTCTTCCTCGCCTTGAACCTGGTCCTAGTGGCAGCTGCGCATGGCTGCGGGTCGTACTGCGGCAACACACTGGCCGTCCCAGTGCCAACCCCGCCGATCGTCGTGCCCCCGCCGGCCATCCAAGTCCCAACCCCGCCGATGACCGGTGGCGGCAGAGGCACCTGCTCGATCAACACGCTGAAGCTGAAGGCGTGCGCCAACGTACTGAACCTGCTAGAGCTCAACCTAGGCGCGCCGGCGAGCGAGAACTGCTGCCCGCTGCTGGGCGGGCtcgccgacctcgacgccgccatcTGCCTCTGCACCGCCATCAAGGCCAATGTCCTCGGCATCAAGCTCAACATCCCCGTCGACCTCGTTCTCCTCCTCAACCAGTGCGGCAAGACCTGCTCCGCCGACTTCACCTGCCCAAGCTGA
- the LOC123093916 gene encoding cortical cell-delineating protein-like: MEPSTKLFLVLLGLNLMVTAVHGGCGPHCPTPTPPPPPSTNGGSCSIDTLKLRVCANVLKLLKLGLGVPPSERCCPLLADLADLDAAVCLCTAIRAKVLGVIKLNVPVDLVLLLNHCHKTCPPGFTCPH; the protein is encoded by the coding sequence ATGGAGCCATCGACCAAGCTCTTCCTCGTGCTCCTCGGCCTAAACTTGATGGTCACCGCTGTGCACGGTGGTTGCGGACCCCACTGCCCTACCCCGACCCCACCGCCGCCTCCATCGACCAACGGCGGCTCGTGCTCGATTGACACGTTGAAGCTGCGCGTGTGCGCCAACGTGCTGAAACTGCTGAAGCTCGGGCTTGGCGTGCCGCCCAGCGAGCGGTGTTGCCCGCTGCTGGCCGATCTGGCCGACCTGGACGCTGCGGTGTGCCTCTGCACCGCCATCAGGGCCAAGGTCCTCGGCGTCATCAAGCTCAATGTCCCCGTCGACCTGGTGCTCCTGCTCAACCACTGCCACAAGACCTGCCCGCCTGGCTTCACCTGCCCGCACTGA